In the genome of Stomoxys calcitrans chromosome 4, idStoCalc2.1, whole genome shotgun sequence, the window caaatcggtgttatatagcttccatattaaccgatcatcCGAGTTGACATCCGTGAAgtctggaagacgcaattgttatccgttttcgctgaaattttgcgcattgtATTTTTGTAGAACTTCCAACTATTGacccaagtatgatccaaatcggtatataaacggatacagctgccatataaaccgatttcccggttTTAAATCttaagtccctggaagccgctattGTTAGCCGATTTGGGTgcaattttacacgtagtgttctgttgcgactacCAAGACTCGTCCTTAGTACGGTTTAAAtgggtgtataacctgatatatgtagcttccatataaatcgatgcaacggtctgttacgacttccgacAATCGTACCTAGTACtatccgaatcggtgtataacctactattactcccatataaaccagtatCCCGATTTTGTTCCTCTGAAAAAAGGTGAATTCGCCAATCCATCGGCGGACTTGGCGAATCGagtgaaaaaattttagttattcTGACATTAGGTTACTAGAATAAAGGGATTTCGTTTGCTTGGTCTCTACATAGGTATATCAAAATTAGATGATTTTTAAAGAGAAAGCAGCAGATTAGCACATCAAGGAGTAAAAGACTTGTTTAACTGTACATAGTTTAGCACAATTATTCTTCTTGTTCTAACAGTTTGTTGTTATCCCTCTATTCCATTTATTTTTTCCAGATAATGTCTGCTCGAAACATCCGAAAATGGCGGGAAGAAATTGAAGCACACATCAATGATGGCACTTACAAGCTGGCGGAAGTACAAAAAGTTTCGCAACGACGAAGCCCCGTATGGAACATTTTCATTAAAGTGATGGATGAAAATGGCTGCATTCTGGACAGAGCTGTCTACTGTCGACATTGTAAAAGGGTTTTCAGGGCTCAGGGTAATAGCACAACCAGCCTAATGCGTCACAACTGTTACAGAATATTTAGCTGTGTCCCTTCTCAAGTGGAGGAGCAGGAGAAGGCAATTGAAAAGAAGACCAAAACGTATAGGAAGAGAGTAAAAGCCATACCATCAGCTTACCATGATGccaataaatttgaatatagttttGATTTTGAGCTACTCAACACCACCATTGGCAAGGGCTTAAGAGGCGGCACCTATGTGCTGCAGCCTAATAAAGAATCCAATGATCCCATATGGTCACGTTTTGCCTTTGTTGCTATGAAGGGTAATGTAGAGAGTATTTTGAAGGATGTTGTTTGCTGTAACCAATGCCATACGATCCTTAAGTACCATGACCCCAGCGGAGTAAAATATCTTTATGAGCATGAATGTGGCAAGGAGGATAAACTTAAGATaagctttaaaataaaaactggTCTTTATAAATTAAAGCAACGCCATTGTAGCAAAAGCaatgtatggaagctatttgCCCTAATAAGTAAGGATGATAACACCGTGATGAAGGATTATGTCTATTGTACCGCATGTGCAGAAATATTACCCTACACGGTCAGGAgtacaaaaaaattgaaaacccATAAATGCTTTGTTCAACTGGGCTTCCATGTAACTGAAGATATTCGCCCCGTTGTAGATATTGAGGGTAAAGGCCTACAGAACTTGGTGACACCATGGCCAAACGCTAAAAAAATAGTTACAAAGTCGAGCAAAGCTATATATCCAACTTCTGTTAAGCCCACAAATCATATGACCACAGATTTTGGCATGAAAGTCTTACAAAAGAGCATCGAACATAAAATTAGAGCTGGCTGTTATAAGCTTAAAGGCATTCCAGAGTTTCCTCCAAGGTCCATATATGCTTTTATAACCAAAGAAGATGGTAACACTTTAGGTGGTATGGTGTCTTGTCGTCAGTGTTTACAGATTCTAATATATGATGGTATCAATGATGAAGAACTTAAACTACATGCCAAGAGACATACTTCCAGCCAaactcagcagcagcagcacgtGACTGTGGCGgaagaagaaattaaaattgaGGAAACCCAATTGGCGGAAAATAATCAACTTCATTCCATAATTATAAGAGAAGAGATCAATTTTGAAGAAGCCCCCCCGCTTACCCATCAACAGTATTCGGAAAATTCTGTGGAATTCATGCAAAGCAATGACTATGTTGAACAATTTGTAGATGAAACACAGGTTAAGGAAGAATATTCGTTTGTTGACAGCAACTATAATCAGTATCCAGTTTTCATCATAGAAGAACTTGAAGATCCTACAGATGATTATGTTAAGCAAGAAGACGAGAGCCAGGAGTTGTTATATTATCAAAACTGAAGAAGAgcataaaaaggaaaaaaacccCTCTACAGCCTAGCTGTCAATGCAAAATCTCAAGAAGTGTATTGAAATACATACTCATCTATAATAAATAATATTCCTATACTTTAAGATGTATTCTAATGTAAATAACTGtatttggtatcacaatggacgaaaacgtctagagGGAATCTgaaggcagactgccacttaaacctaacctaatctaattgTATAAAGATATATGCCTGTATATAGCGGAAATTAGAATTTATTAGCTGTACAAAACTTGCTACGTTGAGAATAAAAACTGAATTTCATGAATATAgccataaaacaaaacacgagtaaaaaaaaaaccacctccaaaatttcaggcaaatcgagtaataattgcgccctccagaggctcaaaaagtcaaactgggagatcggtttatatggcagatgtattaggttatatacagattaagaccatacttggaaatcgttggaagtcataccaaaacgacatatgcaaaattttaaccatattgaataagcattgcgccctctaggagcccaagaagtctaatcgggagattggtttatatggcagctatatcatgatatgaactgatttagactatacttgacaaacttgttggaagtaaaaaaaaaaacacttcataaaaaaatttcaaccaaattggataagaattgcgccctctagaagctcaagaagtcaagacccaaaatcgttttatatagcagctatatcaggttatgaaccgattttaaccatacagttagcacagtggttggaagtcataacgaaacacgtcacgcaaaatttcagccaaatcagataggaattgcgccctctagaggcttaagaagtctaatcgggagatcggtttatatcagattatggactgatttagaccgtagcacagttgttgagtcataccagaacacttcatgcaaaatttcagccaaatcggataaggactgcaccctctagaagctttagaagttaagacccaaggtcggtttatatagcagctatatcagattatcaaccgatttagaccatatttagcacagttgtcggaagtgataccaaaacaccacgtgcaaaatgtccacccaccaaatcggataagaattgcgccctctagaagataagaagtaagacccaagattggtttatttggcagctatataaaaacatggaccaatttggcttAATAAGAttaaatttatggaaattttcaagcggctagctttattccttcgaaagttagcgcgctttcgatagaccgacggacatggctagatcgacttaaaatgtcatgactttatggggtcgtagacgcatatttcgaggcgttacaaacagaatgacgaaattagtataccccccatcctatggtgaagggtataaaaacgtgccgGGTCAAATTTTGGGGAACCACCACCATGGtatctgctaaaaatgtacgcACATTAACTAGAGGCAGTAAAAGACTAAAtcgggtctatatgggagctatatcaggttataaaccgatttggatcgtactggGCACGTTTGTCGGATGGAGgtcgtaataaaacacaaagtacaaaatttcactccaaacGGATAATCAAGATGTCAAATAGGGAGAGGAggagttttatatgggagctatatcagaggcacagttgttgggagttgtaacaaaacactacgtacaaatattcagccaagtcggatgaaaattacggcttctatATGCTCGAGATGTCAAATCAGGTGGTAggtttatgtaggagctatatcaggttataaaccgatttggattgtacTTGGCGCATTTGATGGAGATCGTAATAAAACATtaggtgcaaattttcagccaaaacggatagcaATTGCGGCCTACAGGgcctcaagatgttaaatcgggagaagGGTGGATATGGGAACTACAACAgattaaagactgatttggtcctcactaggcacagttgttgggagttgtaatagaacactacgtgcaaatttttagccaaattgaataaaaattacggcttctaagggcccaagacgtcaaatcggaagGTATCTTTATttgttagctatatcaggttataaaccgattgtatCGTACTTGGCACGTTTGATGGAGATCGTAATAAagcactaagtgcaaaatttcagccaaaacggataacaattgtggcctccaggggctcaagatgtcaaatcgagagaggggtttataggggagctttatcagattatagactgatttggaccataataggcacagttgttagaagttgtaatagaacactacatgctaatattcagacaaattggataaaaattacggcttttaagggcccaagaccacAATTCGGGAGGTAGGTTtattcgggagctatatcagcttgaataccgattcggatcgtacttagcacggttgttgaaagttgcAACACAACACAAAGGAGACACTCAGGAGGCAAAGATGCTATCCgcgcgaagacataactacacgCGGTCCTAGCTATCcgaatcatcatcttgtggattggtattcaccgcccagaagccttaaggtattTCTACATGATTTAGAGCGTGAAGTTCAGCGCTGGAAAAGAAGAAATTGATGGGGATAAATCAGTTGAGCACTTGCTTTTTTAACTTTAATCTACAATACATACCAAGTAGGGTCAAAATCTGtaacaactcccatataaacttagcTCCTGATTTGACACATTAAGCCGCCGTAAGCcgtaatggttgttgttgtagccacatttttatgtgaaggtggcgatcctcggcaagctcgttccggtccaaaggacaagGTGGTCATTGGCTAtttaggcgccaataacttgccttgacatatcgagcatcatacaCTCAGAGCCGGtgctgcccggcctctcactgagactctccgttcgataccgctgattgtccgcgactgcttcTCGTGACattaatgaacaccacacagatcggacctcaatgttccagcctgtgtggtgctcacagctatcctgtTCCGTAATTGTTgtcccatttggttgaaattttggccttTGTGATTTATTACGACTTCAAACATCCATGGTAAGATCATTGaaaccagtctataacctgatatatgtagctTCCGATCTTGCCGATTAGTCTTCTAGGGGCGTAGAAACTTTAATGTTTGcttgatttagcagaaatttgttACTTAAAGTACAGGTATGACCTTTAATTAAGCTTATTTGTGTAAATAATTTAATGAATCCTTGATGAAGGGTACCCAGGATAGGTCCCAGCCGAACTGAagacacttttacttgtttgagtcAGCTGGTTTTCAATTGTACTGTAGttagagaaacatttttttctctttattctGTTGAACCAAACATTATTTACATTACCTCTacactttattttttctttctcatGGGCTGGTagtattcaacctaacctaactcaatcTAAGACATtgcaaatagagatattatgtcttcttctttcttctgttgaatatcagatttttttaatacatacatacaaatggTCAAAGGATGTGCATCTCTTGCTACTAATGCGACTCTTCATAAAAAGAAACTTTCTTCCATTGCCAGAGTGAGGCATGCATTAAGCTGTTGTTATACATTTCCCCATCCTTCGACATTCGGGCAATATTCATACTGATCTCTCTAAGCATTACGAGCAAACTAGTCTGAAGCATTTCATAATCAAACAAAAACCAATGACTTACCCACTATACTGCAAAAGTAGTTTGTCTAAAAATTTCCAGGTCTATCCAAAAGAACAAACGCTTTGATACACACACATTACTGTCTTTGGATATTTCCGTTATTCTTTTGTCCAACATGCGTACTATTCTGGCTTtatgcatatacatacataaagaTGTTTTCTTGTTACTTATTTGCCTttattttaacattttctatGTACAATTTATTAAACTTTTTCCTTCCGGCAGATACGTTGTGTCGTTTTGAACCAATATTATAATTAAAACCAATATTATAATCTAAACGTTGACAGTTTCTCTCTCATTgctttaagctgagtattctgttcagcttttcaagcggaatgttgtcaaactccatataaaaaaaacgtcACTGAAACGTTGGCTATAAATAGGCGGAATGGTAGTACTCTGTTTACACtaaagaattgaaaaaaaatgaaagtggcaacacttaaaccattgccggcatcatatttgtgtgttttgttggtttcaatggttcgtttcatttatttaaaaaaacgtgttttggtatggaaacaaaaacatttcaccactgtcaaattccgcttgcaaaacaattaaaaatttccgcgacaattccgaaagcagaatagaataccaacccttaaaaaactaaataaactcTCTTTGACTAGTTTTGCAATCGTAATCCTAAATATATGTTGTCAATATTTTGGCAACCCTAAGTTATGGGGATCTACTAATAATAACTGTGGCAATTCCAATCGTggcaataacaaaacaactgtGGCAATACCAACATTTTTCATTGCTAAATTTTTTAGTGTTTTTCAGCATAAACTAAATACTGACTAACATATCGAAAAACCTTTAAAAGCAGCAGCTATTTGCTATTGGTTGAGGTAAGTTGCAAATAATTTAAAGCGTGTGTTTATTATTTAACGTTTATATTGCTATGTTTTAGTACTATCCAGTGTAAGTCAGATGTTGTGGATAGAATAGTGGTGCAAAGTTGTCATGGATATCATGCAGTAACAGATAATAAGAACCGATTAATCGTGATTTGCACTATATAGTACTTAAATAAAATACAGCAAGTGTATTGTTATGGAAAGGTTAGTTAAAGTAGGTTGTTGaaggcttaaaatttttttacaaaataaacctAGAGTTGCCACTTTTTATTTTACGCAGTACAATAAAATAATTCCCAGCAAGGGTTGGTaatctattctgctttcggaatagtctcGAGGAAGtctttaattgttccgcgagcggaatttgacagctaTGTCTTATTTTTCTTACCAGATGATGTTTTTTGATCTACACttatggttttgtttttttccaaattaataaaataataaaaggaGGAAATGAAACACTAAAAACAATCAAAAGTTATGCCGACCATGGTTCCCACTAAAATAGTTTTGCCTATTTTTCTGCGTTTCACTGACGTTTTTTATATGAAGTTTGACAGCGTTCTGCTGAAAAGCTGAACGTACCAACCCTCTgcttaagggttggtattctgttCTGCTTTCGGGTTGGTCGAGTAAATTTATAACTGTTTCACGAGCGAAATACCatagcaatcaaatgtttttctaTCAGcagttattgttttctctatttaattttttttttgcatataacAAACAACAATAGAATTTTGTTCGACATTTTCCCCACTAAAAGCAGAGTACTACATGTCTGCCTATTTTTTGTCAATGTTCCGCCGATGTTTTTttaatatggagtttgacagcattccgctcgaaaagctgaacagaatactctgcttaaaagcctagtactgacttcgacatTTAGcctgaacaactgtcaaaacgcactatcATAAAATGAGTCGAAGAAAGTGCGAACACATTTCGCAAAAGTGAGTTCCATGAGCAAATCAACAGCGAAATGTCGAAACGATATTGCttgacttttgttgttgtttgccaaATGAACATCAGGATTACAATTGTTGGTTGTTTTACAGAGAATTCATATTTTAGGCGTGCAAGTGTAAGTCACATGTACTGCAaagattttaatgttaatgcTAACTAAATCatttttgtaattaaaattaattgatttttccTAATAAcatacaaattttgttctaGAATACCTAATTTGCAATGAATGCAcgtcaagatttggaagagAAACTGAAATATGGCATCTATAAACTAGTTAAAGTTGTTGATATCAAAAATGAAACTCCCACAGAATCCATACTACCTGTATTAGACTGCATAGCAGAAGAAACTATTCGTCAATCATATGAACGGGAAATAAAAAGTGGAAATTTCCGTGTAATACACAAACCACAAGTTGGAGGTCCGATTTGGTCGATTTTTGCCAGATTTGCCAATAATAAAGGTAATGTACTCGATAAATGGGTGTTTTGCCGTAAATGTGAACAAGTATTCAAATTAAATGGTTTCTGCTTAACGACATCCTTGCGTCACAAATGCTTCTCGGGACTACAAGAAGTTGTGCAGACAATAAAACAGGATGGGTAACTATAGACATTTTGGTAATTATGCGACAGTGCTAatgtatttgaaatatttttttcaaggaTTTATATGCCTGGTAATAAATTACTTGCGCTgccaaaatggaaaaaatggaAGGATGTCAACGCTGGCTCTTATAAGATAATGCTAAGCATAGAAATGGGAACTGTGAGCTGGCAGATTTTGGATATGATTGCCCGTGAAGATGGCTTTATAGTTTCCGATTATGTCAGTTGcagtaaatgtaaaaatttgctTGACTGCAATGATTTATTGCTTGGAAATCTATCTCAGCACTCATGTTTTTGGCCATTACAAAGAAGTCTCCTCAGGAAAAGATCAAGTTTTCGCGAAAGCACAGAGGTTGTACAAAAAGACgttaaacaaaaattgcaattagGTTTTCGTGAAAGCATAGAGGTTGTACAAAAAGAcgttgaacaaaaattgcaattagGTCTGTACTTTTTGGTCGAGAATGAAGAAACTAACAATGCCATTTGGCAAaagttttgtttcatttcacgCCGAGATAGATCGATTTTGACCGAAATAATATGGTGCAAACAATGTAGTAGAGTATTAAAATATTTAGGTCCCCTTTCTCTAAAACGTCATAGATGTCGTGGACAAAAAAGAAATCCTAAAGTTGCTGAAACAAGAAGTACGATTAACAACAGTTCTTCATTTGCCATGGATATGATACAAAAAGGAGTGGAACGTAAAATAAAAACGGGTTTTTATAAATTGAAGGGTAATGCAGTGCACTGCACATCATTTGCCCATATATCCAAGAGCAATGGGATGGTTTTTAGAGGTATTGTATGCTGCCGCCAATGCCTAGTCGTTCTCAAATTTATAGACAACAAGACCTCTGTGGAAAAACTAAAAGCACACAAATGTGAAGAGAGGGCAATTGTTAATAGTTGCATGAGACAATCAGTTAAAACTGAATTCGAAACGTCCACAGATTTTTTCAGTCCTATTAAAGTGGAAGTTTATGAAGATCCTGACCCTCGGCCTAGTTATGATGAGGTAAAACTGGAAACAAGCGAATTTGTCAACGAATTCGTTTTGGCTGACTTTTAATCTAATCAAACGAGCAGCATGGAGACGATCTGCACTGATTTTAAGGAAGAAGCATCGATTTGGGGTACTGAAGATGCCTACGTTTTGTACATATGCTGTGATTTCTATaactacaaatttttttaaggtaTTTTAACCCATTACTTTACAAGTTAtagaatttttaagattttgttgTAAGAACTGTAAGAagaataaacaaatatttgttttaacaaaaataattagGCTTATTACTTTTTTGTAATCGATATATTCATCATTTGAGCATCATATTAAACTGATTTGAATAAGGgagtgacttaaatttcatCACTTGAGCATCATATTAAACTGATTTGAATAAGGGAGTGACTTAAATTAGCATCTGAGAATTGGAGTTTTCCAGTTCAATTTTCTAATACAGTTatctaaaatcggttcatcaatTTCCgtcaaaaaaaacatttttttttttaaaatattaatatttccttttttttaatagaattttaattgaaaaaataaaattatcttCTTTTTCACGCGGAAATCTGTCTAACTCCATAAAAGAACGCGCGAGCTAAAGCATGTATTTATACCCTTTTTACGCTAAAGGCTTAAAAggagaaattaaaaacaattaatctCAGTTTAATATGAAAGTAAGATTGTGCtagtacaaaaaatttcatgttATTATGGTgttttattaaagtttttcgCAACTATTCCGAAAGCTGAATGACACGTAAATTTCCTTAAGAACTATTAAAATCTAccccaaaatatataaaaaaaaagttactaCTCTGGCAACCCTGCAATACAAAGAAGTAACCCAAAGCTGGCGCTAACAAAAATACCAGCTGATTGAGCGTTTATTGTACCAGCTGTTGAGAAAAAGGCATAGTGAGAAAATTTTGTGCCGATTGTACAAACATGCTGGCAGGCTGATCATTTTGAAGCggaaaaaagtatttaaaaaataagtTTAATCTAAAGCATGGATACAAGAGATAGAATATTTTGGTCAGAGTTTCTGGAGCTTTACGAGTCAATGCCCTGTTTATGGAAAGTCAAATGTCCAGAATATAATAATCGTGCTCTAAAAGCAAAATGTTACAAGCGGATGGTGGAGAAGCTCAAGGAAGTGGAACCAGAGGCCACCAGGGAAAATGTTGTTAAGAAAATCAATGTTTTTCGTACCAATTACGCAAGGGAAATGAAGAAACGAAAACAAACCGAACATTATAATGAGCCATTCAAGACTTCTTTGTGGTATTTTgataaattaaagtttctagaaGGTGTTAAGCAACCTGTTGAAGAGAGTGGCGAGGAGCATTGCAACAATACAATGTTTTCGATGGATGACAATGAAAATTGTACCATAGAAACTGAAGTCTATCATGAATTTTATGTaagtaaaatataaaacaaatttaatgacgaaatattaaaaaaaaaacaatttaatatgttttaaaaggATGATACTGGGGAGCATAGTTTATTGGTTACACCAGAGCCAGCAACAGAAAGGAAACACATACCAGAGCCCAAGCGCAAAAGGCGTAAAGCTTGTACTCCAGAAAATACTAATAATAATGTTTTGAAAGTTATTCCCCCAAAGATGGCCAGTGGTGGCGTTGGTATTGATGGTTTTACATCCATTCTGGCCAAAGGCTGGGAATCCCAATACAATGAATTATCGagagaacaaaaaatttttgcccGCACCATATTTTCAGATGTCTTGTTTCATGGTTGTCTCAACAAACTTAGCGAGGAGACTGTGGAAGAAGTGCATCAGGTTTTAAGAGGTAATTTGTCTAGAACGCAAACATCAACAGTATACATACGTGActatgaagaagaagaaaattgaaGGATTGAACAAGGAGCAACTTAACGTCATCCTATGATATGAAATCTTTtgaaataagaaaattaaacaTAATAGAATAGGAATTTAAAATTAAT includes:
- the LOC106085096 gene encoding uncharacterized protein LOC106085096, encoding MSARNIRKWREEIEAHINDGTYKLAEVQKVSQRRSPVWNIFIKVMDENGCILDRAVYCRHCKRVFRAQGNSTTSLMRHNCYRIFSCVPSQVEEQEKAIEKKTKTYRKRVKAIPSAYHDANKFEYSFDFELLNTTIGKGLRGGTYVLQPNKESNDPIWSRFAFVAMKGNVESILKDVVCCNQCHTILKYHDPSGVKYLYEHECGKEDKLKISFKIKTGLYKLKQRHCSKSNVWKLFALISKDDNTVMKDYVYCTACAEILPYTVRSTKKLKTHKCFVQLGFHVTEDIRPVVDIEGKGLQNLVTPWPNAKKIVTKSSKAIYPTSVKPTNHMTTDFGMKVLQKSIEHKIRAGCYKLKGIPEFPPRSIYAFITKEDGNTLGGMVSCRQCLQILIYDGINDEELKLHAKRHTSSQTQQQQHVTVAEEEIKIEETQLAENNQLHSIIIREEINFEEAPPLTHQQYSENSVEFMQSNDYVEQFVDETQVKEEYSFVDSNYNQYPVFIIEELEDPTDDYVKQEDESQELLYYQN
- the LOC106085110 gene encoding uncharacterized protein LOC106085110; translation: MNARQDLEEKLKYGIYKLVKVVDIKNETPTESILPVLDCIAEETIRQSYEREIKSGNFRVIHKPQVGGPIWSIFARFANNKGNVLDKWVFCRKCEQVFKLNGFCLTTSLRHKCFSGLQEVVQTIKQDGIYMPGNKLLALPKWKKWKDVNAGSYKIMLSIEMGTVSWQILDMIAREDGFIVSDYVSCSKCKNLLDCNDLLLGNLSQHSCFWPLQRSLLRKRSSFRESTEVVQKDVKQKLQLGFRESIEVVQKDVEQKLQLGLYFLVENEETNNAIWQKFCFISRRDRSILTEIIWCKQCSRVLKYLGPLSLKRHRCRGQKRNPKVAETRSTINNSSSFAMDMIQKGVERKIKTGFYKLKGNAVHCTSFAHISKSNGMVFRGIVCCRQCLVVLKFIDNKTSVEKLKAHKCEERAIVNSCMRQSVKTEFETSTDFFSPIKVEVYEDPDPRPSYDEVKLETSEFVNEFVLADF
- the LOC106085134 gene encoding uncharacterized protein LOC106085134; this encodes MDTRDRIFWSEFLELYESMPCLWKVKCPEYNNRALKAKCYKRMVEKLKEVEPEATRENVVKKINVFRTNYAREMKKRKQTEHYNEPFKTSLWYFDKLKFLEGVKQPVEESGEEHCNNTMFSMDDNENCTIETEVYHEFYDDTGEHSLLVTPEPATERKHIPEPKRKRRKACTPENTNNNVLKVIPPKMASGGVGIDGFTSILAKGWESQYNELSREQKIFARTIFSDVLFHGCLNKLSEETVEEVHQVLRGNLSRTQTSTVYIRDYEEEEN